From Armatimonadota bacterium:
GACGCATGACTGCCGAGGCACTGCACCGGCTGCGGGAGGCCCTGCGGGGCTTCGAGACCGCGCTCACTGTCACCGCCATCGTGCTGGGCGCGGCGGTGGCGATGCGCCTGGCGCCGGCCCTGATCCGCCGCGCCCTGGCGGCCCGCACCGGTGTCCTGGACGAGCCGCGCCGGCGGACCCTGCAGTCCCTGCTGGAGAGCCTGGCCCGCTACCTGCTGGCGTTCATCGCCCTGGTGATGGTCCTGCGGGAGCTGGGGGTGGACGCCACGGCGATCCTGGCCAGCGCCGGCGTGGTGGGCATCGCCGTCGGCCTGGGGGCCCAGACCCTGATCCGGGACATCATCGCCGGGGTGCTGCTGATCTCCGAAGACCTGCTGCACGTGGGCGATGTCATCACCGTGGACTCCCGCACCGGCACCGTGGAGCGCATCGGCCTCCGCACCACCCAGTTCCGCACCGACGACGGCGAGGTGTGGACCATCCCCAACGGCCGGCTGGAGATCTTCGGCAACCGCGGGCCGCGTCGGGGAGGCTCCCCGTGAGGACCGCCGGCGCGGCGGGGGGCGGCGCGTGAGGGTCCTGGTCACCGGGGGAGCCGGATTCGTGGGGTCCCACGTGGCGGAGGCCTACCTGGCGGCAGGCCATCAGGTGGCGGTGGTGGACAACCTGAGCACCGGGCGGCCCGAGCACGTGCCGTCCCGAGCCGCCTTCTACCCGGTGGACATCCGCAGCGCGCAGCTGCGGGAGGTGTTCGAGCGGGAGAGGCCGGAGGTGGTCAACCACCACGCCGCCCAGGCGTCGGTGGCCGCGTCGGTGGCCGACCCCCGCGCCGACGCCGACGTGAACGTCCTGGGCACGGTCCACCTGCTGACCCTGTGCGCGCAGTTCGGCGTGCGCCGGTTCGTCTTCGCCTCCACCGGCGGCGCCATCTACGGGGAGCCCCTCCGCCTGCCGGTGGACGAGGACCACCCTTGCGCGCCCCTGTCGCCCTACGGGACCAGCAAACTGGCGGCCGAGGCGTACGTGCGCCTGTTCGGCCGCATGGGGCTGTCCTGGGCCGCCCTGCGGTACGGCAACGTCTACGGCCCCCGTCAGGATCCCATGGGGGAGGCGGGGGTGGTGGCGATTTTCGCCCGGGCCATGCTGGACGGGCGCGCCCCCACCATCTTCGGCGACGGGCAGCAGACCCGCGACTTCGTGTACGTGGAGGATGTGGCCCGGGCGAACCTCCTGGCCACCGACGCGGCCGGCTGCGACGTGGTCAACCTCGGCACCGGAACCGAGACGTCGGTGGCCGAGATCTTCCGGATCCTCGCCGCGCTCACGGGTTTTCGCGACCCGCCGCGGTTTGCCCCGCCGCGGCCCGGGGACGTGCGCCGCATCGCCCTGGACGGCACCCGGGCCCGCCGCTGGCTGGGATGGGCGCCGCAGGTCCCGCTGGAGGAGGGTCTCCGCCGCACGGTGGACTGGCTGCGCATCACCCCGCCCCGCCCATAGGGGCCCGCCCCCGGGCGCACCGGCAGGACCCTTCCCTCCCCGTTGGAATATCAATGATTAATACATGATTCCCGGGGCGCGCTCACGACCACCCCTGCCGCGATCCCCGAGCCCGTCCTGATCACCGGCGTCGCCGGACTGGTCGGGTCACGCTTGGCGCACCGCCTCCGGGAAATGGCGTCACCCTGGCCCGGGCGCTGCGCGTCCTGTCGTGGTCGCTGCTGCTCACACCGAGCCGCCCGCTAAACGCTCCGGCCATTCCCCCGCAGGCAGGCCAGCCCCCCGCCGTGCGCCGAAACTCTTCCCGGGGCCGGTCTTTCGTCGGGCCGGACCGGAGGTCCGCCG
This genomic window contains:
- a CDS encoding mechanosensitive ion channel, which codes for MTAEALHRLREALRGFETALTVTAIVLGAAVAMRLAPALIRRALAARTGVLDEPRRRTLQSLLESLARYLLAFIALVMVLRELGVDATAILASAGVVGIAVGLGAQTLIRDIIAGVLLISEDLLHVGDVITVDSRTGTVERIGLRTTQFRTDDGEVWTIPNGRLEIFGNRGPRRGGSP
- a CDS encoding NAD-dependent epimerase/dehydratase family protein, with the translated sequence MRVLVTGGAGFVGSHVAEAYLAAGHQVAVVDNLSTGRPEHVPSRAAFYPVDIRSAQLREVFERERPEVVNHHAAQASVAASVADPRADADVNVLGTVHLLTLCAQFGVRRFVFASTGGAIYGEPLRLPVDEDHPCAPLSPYGTSKLAAEAYVRLFGRMGLSWAALRYGNVYGPRQDPMGEAGVVAIFARAMLDGRAPTIFGDGQQTRDFVYVEDVARANLLATDAAGCDVVNLGTGTETSVAEIFRILAALTGFRDPPRFAPPRPGDVRRIALDGTRARRWLGWAPQVPLEEGLRRTVDWLRITPPRP